Genomic segment of Dactylococcopsis salina PCC 8305:
TTTCTAAATGAGGAGTATTCCAACTTTGTAGAATTTTCCCTTCTTGAAACCATCCCCAATGAAGGCGAGAATTGCCAATGACTAGAAAAATTACAGACAATTTAATGCTCAACTATTCTGAAGCTAATTCATTTTTGTAAGTAGCTGATTGTAAATCATTAATATTTTTTGAGCTTTATTCGCCCAAATCAACTCCTTAGCTTGTTCTACTGAACTTAAAGACATTTTTTTTCGTAATACCAATTTAAAAAGTATATGTTACATCTTGTAGGGTGGGCACTGCCCACCCTACTACTAATTGTTTCATAGAAACGATATCCTACTAAAGGCACTGATGACCAATCAGGATTACATTGTTCTATAATCAAGAGAACTTTGAGTTTTTTGGTTTCCATTGCCAACTAAATTTTAAGTTTAAGTAAAAGTTCCATAACATCACCAGCAGGATCGCGCTTAATTTTGCCAAATATTGATTGACTCCGAATTGTTCTGATAATCCTCCTACGATTAAACCATTAATCACTAACCCTGCACCACAAATTATATTAAAACTTAACCCGCGACGCAACTGCTGTTTCAATTGTTTTTGGGTTTGCGTGATTTCGTGAAATGTCCATCGATCGTTCCAGAAAAAGTTATGGATGATTGCGATTTCTGTAGAGAGAATAGCACTACTGGTTAGGTTAAAATTGAATTGCTGTAATAACCAAAAACTCCCTAAATCAACGCCAATTCCTAAGATGCCAACGATCGCAAAGCGAAAAAATTTTTGGGTGGGAAATAAAGCCAAACGGAGACGGAATAAATGGTGTAAGTAGTCTAAACTTTGTTGATAGCTAACTTTACTTTTTCCCCTCAATCGAGCTTGAAAACAATATCCCACTTCTGCTACTTTTTCAATCTTCCCTTTTCCCAACACCTCCAATAGGATTTTATAGCCAACGGGACGTAAAAAACTGTATTCTAAACAACAGCGACGCACTAAAAAATAACCACTCATGGGATCAGAAACACCACTGATCACATCAGGAATAAAAATCAATCCTAACCAATGCGCTCCCTTCGATAAAACTTGACGAGTCACACTCCAATGTTCAACTTTTCCCCCTTTTTTATAACGAGTCGCAATTGCTAAATCTGCACCTTTTTCGATTTCTTGCCATAATTGTTTCAACACCTGTGGAGGATGTTGTAAGTCAGCGTCAATCACCCCTAAAACGTCTCCTTTCGCTACCTTCCATCCGTCTAAAACAGCAGTGGAAAGTCCTCGTTTTCCTTGACGACAAATGACTTGTAAT
This window contains:
- a CDS encoding glycosyltransferase, giving the protein MTAQEDYQSEIKFSLVIPTYQESQTISSLIASVTNCLDQVLFQQYEVIIIDDNSPDLTWEIAKKLQKCYPQLQVICRQGKRGLSTAVLDGWKVAKGDVLGVIDADLQHPPQVLKQLWQEIEKGADLAIATRYKKGGKVEHWSVTRQVLSKGAHWLGLIFIPDVISGVSDPMSGYFLVRRCCLEYSFLRPVGYKILLEVLGKGKIEKVAEVGYCFQARLRGKSKVSYQQSLDYLHHLFRLRLALFPTQKFFRFAIVGILGIGVDLGSFWLLQQFNFNLTSSAILSTEIAIIHNFFWNDRWTFHEITQTQKQLKQQLRRGLSFNIICGAGLVINGLIVGGLSEQFGVNQYLAKLSAILLVMLWNFYLNLKFSWQWKPKNSKFS